TATCTACTCTGATGACTTTGTTCTAGTTCTAATTGATTGCGTACTCTAGTTTTCTTCAGTCAGTTATATTTCAGTTCTGTTTAGTTCATTGTTCTTCGAAAAAATAGCTTTTTCAAATAGTTTCGTAAAAATCTCCTATTCACCCACCCCCATCTAGTCGATTAGACGTTCTTACAACATAGTTTCGATCTCATGTGACTTTACTTTTGTCTTTATGTCTTTTTTTACTTTGTGAGACTCTTAGCgttggttgtgtgcatcctaGTCATGCAAAGGCCGGGTGTCACACATTATGCTTTGTATCCGATGGATGCTACATTTTAATTTAATAAAAGCAACTTTATCGGAAAAAAGACGGTAAGACCTATTTGGATTGCTCAGTTCATATCGTTGTATTGTAGCAGATGTTTATGCACGTGGCAGAGTCCCCAAGCTGTACACTATGTATACCATGAATAACTTCACAATGCAATATTACTAGAACATTAAAATAAGAAATGTGACTTGGCCTTAAAGGTTCACCTTCAAAGCCAAGAATATTATTAATGGTCTAAAAAAACTACAAGAATAATATCAACAAAATACTAAGTGCAGAGCAGTTCACCTTCAATGTTGTAAAGAAAAATTCTCCAGGGGAGAGCTGCAAAAATCTGACACCCTGAACACTAACAGGCGCTTCAAGAATCTTAATTATATCTTTGGAGAAAGCAAAACAACCAATTATTGAAGCTCCAACAGCCAATACTGATATAAATATCCTCGCACGAAGTTCCTCTAGATGATCAAATATACTCATTTCCTTATCATCTGGAAGTAGCTCTTTGCTTGGATAAAGAAAATTATATAGACTACTCTGATCTTCTTCCTGTGTGACACCTTCAAAAGAATCATTTTCGACTGTACAAGATACATTTGAGCTGTCAACATATTCCAGAAATAAATTCCACCAAGGCATAATAATTAATAAGATAAGATGTAGTTATGACCAGTTAAAAAAGGCACATTATGAGATGGATTTTCCTATAGTACTtgtctatcaagattgtgtttcGTAATGCTAGAACAATAAAAGTGCATCATATTCTTTTATCCAGCTGAAAAGGGTTAACACTAGTGAACTAATAGTTCCTCAAAGTCAAACAATCAATAATTCTAGTGTACAGCTTTATTTCAGCCTGTGCCTATCCTCTTTCATATATACTACTCCCCCCGTTCCAAAATGTAAGACCATTTTTTATATTGTCGCTTTTAATTAAAGTACGGGTGATAATTTCCATTGTTTTAGCGCTGCATTTACCAAAGGCTTTGTTGCTGTTGCATTTATCAAAGGTTGACACGGTAGTGACAAGAAGGTAAAAGTTGAAACATATCATAAATGCCATATTCTTGACATTTAACAATCAATTTCTCTTTGAGTCAAAATTTTCAAAACTACCACAGTACAATACCTCTGATCCGAACTCAGTACAATAAAAATCGAACGGCGTACTGCACTTTGGTCAGAGACATGAATGGCTTGATTGTAGCGTCGGACGGAAATCGGAAAAAAGCTTTTTTCAATAAAGGGTGAATTTTATTGGCTAAATCGGACAAAAGCTATGTACGTATAGCATCGTTCGAGAACTTTCTCAGAAAATTTAGAAGACATTCAAGTGCAGATCCTCTGAAACAAACCCTCCAATTGCCCAATCAATCGTTCCACTAATACTCCTGACTTGCGAGTTCCAACTAAACtaatggactacatacggaggtTCCAATATGGACTAAATACAAGTCTTTCTAGAGGTTCCAAtatacatatggagcaaaatgagtgaatctacactataaaatatgtctatacacatccatatgtagtctatattaaaatctctacaaagatttatatttaggaacggagggaataGTAAAGCTCAGATGCCTCTGAGATCTCAACAGAACAATATACCAAGAAAGCACAAGAAGAGGCTAGAGGCGTACCACGTCCTGGAAGTGGATCTTGGAGGGTGGCGCCGAGGCTGCTCGATGGAGACTCTTCTCTTTGAGACGCTGGCAAATTCGTGTCCTGGCTGCTGCTCCCCTCAACGGCGGAACAGCGAAGGTGCCGGCGGCGGCAATGGAGGGGCTCGGGCATGTATGAGGAGAGATGGGGAAGAGAGATGTGGTGGCGACGGAGGAGGATGCTGCCGAGTTGCGGTGGGGGGTGGGAGAGCAGCGCTCCTGCGCTTCCCATCGTCTCTCGCGGGAGCTCGATAGGTGATAAACCGATAATTTTCTGCTCGCTTCCGCGAGTTCCGTGTGGGTGTTGCTTCCCTCGCTTCTTCTGCTCCCTGGCTCCTGGGATGTGCTTGTGCTGTTACCGGCCACACAAGTTCTGGCCATAAAAAGGTTTGGCACAGCTACACTTTTATTGGGTTCTGCGGTACACGAAATCACAAATCAAGCAGTAATCCTTCTAAAAATCATTTTCACCTCCCTAGATGTCGTAACGGTTGGAATCAAGGCTCCGGGACCCAAGGAAAAATTCAAACTCTAAGGTGTGTGCGAAAAACTCCATCAAACTACGCCCCGCTACTCACTGCCTCACAGCGGCGCACCGACGTGCTCGTGCGAGAGGAAGAAAGACACAACACGGCgacttacccaggttcgggccaccttgcggtgtaagactcTACTCGTACTTTGTGAGGATTGCCTCGCGAGGGAGGATGAACATGAGAGTACAAGGATGAACTGCCTTAGGAGGGCTCAAGGTTCGACCCCCTTCTATGGTGGAGACTAGCCTATACTTATACTGGCCTTGACCCTTTTCCCCGAAATCTCTAGGCGGGAAGGGATACCACAGCGGCCAATTTCGAAGGGGGACAGGAGTACATACTATCATGACTAAAGATGGTCTTCGCTTGCCATAGCCTTCCGCCATGACGCGGTGGTGGGCTCGGTGCTAACCTCTGCCCTGGCGAGCCGCTGCCCTGGCCTTCTTCCACCAAAGTGGCAACCTTTAGGGATTGCTTTGGGAACCTGCGTACcgtccttgcctccttagcaccaaagatgAAAGCATCCTTATACGCGTCCGCTAGCGCCCTTCTGGCTCCGCTCATCGTGGCTCGCGTCACCCACGTGCATCGCGAGGCGGGGTGGCGAGCCAAGAGATATCCGCCCCGCGAGGGGCCTTGGGAGGCCGCCCCGCATGAATCCCTCGTGGGCACCTGATGACCCTTGCTGACGCTC
The Aegilops tauschii subsp. strangulata cultivar AL8/78 chromosome 3, Aet v6.0, whole genome shotgun sequence genome window above contains:
- the LOC109776831 gene encoding sec-independent protein translocase protein TATC, chloroplastic isoform X3, with translation MGSAGALLSHPPPQLGSILLRRHHISLPHLSSYMPEPLHCRRRHLRCSAVEGSSSQDTNLPASQREESPSSSLGATLQDPLPGRGVTQEEDQSSLYNFLYPSKELLPDDKEMSIFDHLEELRARIFISVLAVGASIIGCFAFSKDIIKILEAPVSVQGVRFLQLSPGEFFFTTLKVSGYCGLLIGSPIILYEIIAFVLPGLTKDERKFLGPIVLGSSVLFYLGILFSYTVLAPAALNFFVNYAEGAVESIWSIDQYFEFVLVLLFSTGLSFQVPVIQLLLGQVGLVSSEQMLSIWRYVVVGAVVAAAVLTPSTDPLTQMLLAGPLLGLYLGGAWMVRLTGR
- the LOC109776831 gene encoding sec-independent protein translocase protein TATC, chloroplastic isoform X2, which gives rise to MGSAGALLSHPPPQLGSILLRRHHISLPHLSSYMPEPLHCRRRHLRCSAVEGSSSQDTNLPASQREESPSSSLGATLQDPLPGRVENDSFEGVTQEEDQSSLYNFLYPSKELLPDDKEMSIFDHLEELRARIFISVLAVGASIIGCFAFSKDIIKILEAPVSVQGVRFLQLSPGEFFFTTLKVSGYCGLLIGSPIILYEIIAFVLPGLTKDERKFLGPIVLGSSVLFYLGILFSYTVLAPAALNFFVNYAEGAVESIWSIDQYFEFVLVLLFSTGLSFQVPVIQLLLGQVGLVSSEQMLSIWRYVVVGAVVAAAVLTPSTDPLTQMLLAGPLLGLYLGGAWMVRLTGR
- the LOC109776831 gene encoding sec-independent protein translocase protein TATC, chloroplastic isoform X1 — translated: MARTCVAGNSTSTSQEPGSRRSEGSNTHTELAEASRKLSVYHLSSSRERRWEAQERCSPTPHRNSAASSSVATTSLFPISPHTCPSPSIAAAGTFAVPPLRGAAARTRICQRLKEKSLHRAASAPPSKIHFQDVEEDQSSLYNFLYPSKELLPDDKEMSIFDHLEELRARIFISVLAVGASIIGCFAFSKDIIKILEAPVSVQGVRFLQLSPGEFFFTTLKVSGYCGLLIGSPIILYEIIAFVLPGLTKDERKFLGPIVLGSSVLFYLGILFSYTVLAPAALNFFVNYAEGAVESIWSIDQYFEFVLVLLFSTGLSFQVPVIQLLLGQVGLVSSEQMLSIWRYVVVGAVVAAAVLTPSTDPLTQMLLAGPLLGLYLGGAWMVRLTGR